A window of the Gossypium hirsutum isolate 1008001.06 chromosome A03, Gossypium_hirsutum_v2.1, whole genome shotgun sequence genome harbors these coding sequences:
- the LOC107935005 gene encoding cinnamyl alcohol dehydrogenase 1, whose translation MGSLENERKTTGWAARDPSGILSPYTYSLRNTGPEDVFIKVICCGICHTDIHQAKNDLGMSNYPMVSGHEVVGEVVEVGSDVTKFTAGDIVGVGYVVGCCKNCSPCNTDREQYCAKKIWTYNDVYTDGKPTQGGFSGSMVVDQKFVVKIPDGLAPEQAAPLLCAGVTVYSPLNHFGLKESGLRGAILGLGGVGHMGVKMAKAMGHHVTVISSTDKKKTEALDHLGADEYLVSSDTEAMQKAAESLDYIIDTVPAFHPPEPYLSLLRIDGKLILTGVINTPLQFLTPTVMLGRKSIAGTLVGSMKEQEEMLAFCKEKNLTSMIEVVKMDYINTAIERLEKNDVRYRFVVDVAGSKIDDQ comes from the exons ATGGGTAGCCttgaaaatgagagaaaaacaACTGGATGGGCAGCTAGAGACCCTTCTGGCATCTTGTCTCCTTATACTTACTCTCTTAG GAACACTGGTCCAGAAGATGTTTTCATCAAGGTTATATGTTGTGGAATCTGTCACACTGATATTCATCAAGCCAAAAATGATCTTGGCATGTCAAACTACCCAATGGTTTCCgg GCATGAAGTGGTTGGTGAGGTGGTGGAAGTAGGATCGGATGTAACTAAGTTCACTGCCGGAGACATAGTCGGCGTCGGTTATGTTGTTGGATGTTGCAAGAATTGTAGTCCATGCAACACCGACCGTGAACAATACTGTGCTAAGAAGATCTGGACGTACAATGATGTTTATACCGACGGTAAACCTACTCAAGGTGGCTTTTCTGGTTCCATGGTTGTTGATCAAAA GTTTGTGGTGAAAATCCCAGATGGATTAGCACCAGAACAGGCAGCACCACTGTTATGTGCCGGGGTGACAGTTTACAGCCCACTGAATCACTTCGGCTTAAAGGAGAGTGGTCTAAGAGGAGCAATATTAGGACTCGGAGGAGTAGGGCACATGGGGGTGAAGATGGCGAAAGCAATGGGACATCACGTCACTGTCATAAGCTCTACCGACAAGAAAAAAACAGAGGCATTAGACCACCTCGGTGCCGATGAATACTTAGTCAGCTCTGACACCGAAGCGATGCAAAAAGCAGCCGAATCACTCGACTACATCATCGACACCGTGCCTGCTTTTCACCCTCCCGAGCCTTACCTTTCATTGCTGAGAATCGATGGGAAATTGATATTGACTGGCGTAATTAACACCCCTCTTCAGTTCCTCACCCCAACGGTCATGCTTG GGAGGAAGTCCATTGCAGGGACGTTGGTTGGGAGCATGAAGGAACAAGAGGAGATGTTGGCGTTTTGTAAGGAGAAAAATTTGACCTCAATGATCGAAGTGGTGAAGATGGATTATATAAACACAGCTATAGAGAGGCTTGAGAAAAATGATGTTCGATATAGGTTTGTGGTTGATGTTGCAGGAAGCAAAATTGATGACCAAtag